One window from the genome of Ammoniphilus sp. CFH 90114 encodes:
- a CDS encoding GerMN domain-containing protein produces MKLKIYGLFLMFVLLTIMTGCSEDSGPPEPQANEGEAVQQTESPTNEPKEEEKKLNFKIYFTDANVLELKEQELEVTWSESSSKYSLAFQLLASEVPQPDVSPWEGWQLLNDQFDNGILTVDVMSSNNPVGSSMERMMILSLLQTMFQFEEVTQVQLLLNGQKVETLSGHIDIEKPFSREDVADL; encoded by the coding sequence ATGAAACTAAAAATATATGGACTTTTCCTGATGTTTGTCCTTCTCACCATTATGACTGGATGCAGTGAGGATTCAGGTCCTCCAGAGCCTCAAGCAAATGAGGGCGAAGCAGTACAACAAACAGAGAGTCCAACGAATGAACCAAAAGAGGAAGAAAAGAAACTTAACTTTAAGATCTACTTTACGGATGCAAATGTATTGGAACTTAAGGAACAAGAACTAGAAGTAACATGGAGTGAGTCCTCCTCAAAATATTCTTTAGCCTTTCAATTGTTAGCGTCAGAAGTACCCCAGCCGGATGTATCGCCGTGGGAAGGATGGCAGTTATTGAATGATCAGTTCGATAACGGGATCCTTACAGTAGATGTAATGAGTTCAAACAATCCAGTTGGAAGCAGTATGGAACGCATGATGATTCTGTCCTTACTTCAAACGATGTTTCAATTTGAAGAAGTGACTCAAGTCCAACTATTGCTAAATGGACAAAAGGTAGAAACGCTAAGCGGACACATAGACATAGAGAAGCCTTTTTCAAGAGAGGATGTAGCAGACCTATAG
- the phnD gene encoding phosphate/phosphite/phosphonate ABC transporter substrate-binding protein encodes MFNQVFRGISLSLILILLLTACGGGPQQAIPDQPAEAGDTGKTPSLTIGVIPSLNQGKMQEAIKKLGSHLEQEVGIAVKIDVYPDYNGVVEAMNFGQVNMAYYGPLTYVIAHHESGAEAIMTQLVKGEPYYYSYIIAHKDSPYNSLDEMLNDKEQVTFAFGDPNSTSGSLIPGLELKDRGVYRNNNDHDFKNVIFTGGHDATALAVENKQVDAGAIDSAIFDTLKEGGKINGDLYKVIWQSEKLFQYPWAVKDVDQETVSKIQEAFLKVTDQDILDAFAATGFTKAQNSDYEAIRRAAEQDGRLK; translated from the coding sequence ATGTTTAATCAAGTCTTTAGAGGAATTAGTTTATCCTTAATATTAATACTTTTATTAACAGCCTGCGGTGGTGGACCACAGCAAGCGATTCCTGACCAGCCAGCAGAGGCCGGAGATACTGGGAAGACACCATCCTTAACGATTGGGGTTATACCTTCTTTGAATCAAGGGAAGATGCAAGAAGCTATTAAGAAACTTGGGAGTCATCTTGAACAGGAAGTTGGAATCGCTGTTAAGATCGATGTTTATCCTGACTATAATGGTGTTGTTGAAGCGATGAACTTTGGACAAGTGAATATGGCCTACTACGGTCCTCTAACTTATGTAATAGCCCATCATGAAAGTGGTGCTGAAGCTATTATGACTCAATTGGTTAAGGGAGAACCTTATTATTATTCTTATATCATTGCTCATAAGGATTCTCCTTACAATAGCCTTGATGAGATGCTCAACGATAAGGAGCAAGTCACTTTTGCCTTTGGAGATCCAAACTCTACTTCTGGATCCCTTATTCCTGGGCTTGAATTAAAGGATAGAGGGGTATATCGCAATAACAATGACCATGACTTCAAGAATGTGATCTTCACAGGCGGACACGATGCTACAGCATTAGCAGTGGAAAACAAGCAGGTAGATGCAGGGGCTATTGATAGTGCCATTTTTGACACCTTAAAAGAAGGTGGAAAAATTAATGGGGACCTTTATAAAGTGATTTGGCAGTCTGAAAAGCTGTTTCAATATCCTTGGGCAGTAAAAGATGTTGATCAAGAGACAGTTAGTAAAATTCAAGAAGCCTTTTTGAAAGTTACCGATCAGGATATATTAGACGCCTTTGCTGCAACGGGTTTCACCAAAGCTCAAAACTCGGACTATGAAGCTATTCGTCGTGCTGCAGAACAAGATGGTCGACTTAAATAG
- the phnE gene encoding phosphonate ABC transporter, permease protein PhnE, which yields MNKLPKWSLTILSAIVIIWSAQGAQFDIRKFLDLGNSLVFLQTKWLPPDWSILPLAIKSAVVTLQIAILGTFLAMVVAIPLSFLAAYNTSPSKGLYNGTRWLLNFFRSVPEIVLGLLLVPSLGLGPFPAVVAIAIHNIGVLGKLISELIEAADPGPQEAVASVGVPRILVILYGILPQIVPNILSHYFYRLEVGVRASLILGFIGGGGIGNMLFIDFKIFNYQFVATEVIVIMGLVLLVDYLGTFVRKRVI from the coding sequence TTGAATAAATTACCCAAATGGTCGCTGACAATTTTGTCAGCGATTGTCATTATCTGGAGCGCGCAGGGCGCACAATTCGATATAAGAAAATTTCTGGATCTCGGAAATAGCCTCGTCTTTCTCCAGACGAAATGGCTCCCACCTGATTGGAGTATTCTCCCGTTAGCCATCAAGTCTGCAGTCGTTACATTACAAATTGCCATTCTTGGTACGTTTCTGGCTATGGTAGTTGCCATTCCACTTAGTTTTTTGGCTGCATACAATACGTCCCCGTCAAAAGGGCTTTATAATGGGACTCGTTGGCTGCTCAATTTTTTTCGTTCTGTCCCAGAAATTGTGTTAGGATTACTTCTTGTTCCGTCCTTGGGACTAGGTCCTTTTCCAGCTGTCGTGGCTATAGCCATTCATAACATTGGTGTGTTGGGTAAATTGATTTCGGAATTGATAGAGGCAGCAGACCCGGGACCGCAGGAAGCGGTTGCTTCTGTTGGAGTCCCTAGAATTTTGGTCATCTTATACGGGATCCTTCCGCAAATTGTGCCTAATATCCTTTCTCATTACTTTTACCGATTAGAAGTCGGGGTACGAGCTTCTCTGATTCTAGGCTTTATCGGCGGAGGTGGGATTGGAAATATGTTATTTATTGATTTTAAAATTTTTAATTATCAATTCGTGGCAACAGAAGTTATTGTAATCATGGGGCTTGTTTTACTGGTTGATTACTTGGGGACTTTCGTAAGAAAAAGGGTGATTTGA
- the phnC gene encoding phosphonate ABC transporter ATP-binding protein: MLVEIENLKVQYHRATSPALESISFGVGEGEFVVVLGLSGAGKSTLIRCINQLVKPTSGTIRWEGKEITGYKGRALTLYRRSIGMIFQSFNLLGRLSAVTNVLVGRLGYISRWRALTYLFPSIDLKIAEDALDRVGLAGVKHQRADQLSGGQRQRVAIARALVQRPKLILGDEPVASLDPLTSRSIMDLLKSINKEENITMIINLHDVELAKQYATRVIGISHGRIVFDDIPERLDGPSLEKIYT; encoded by the coding sequence ATGCTAGTGGAAATTGAAAACTTAAAAGTGCAATATCACAGGGCAACAAGTCCTGCACTTGAGAGTATTTCGTTTGGTGTGGGAGAGGGTGAGTTTGTTGTTGTTTTAGGATTGAGTGGGGCTGGTAAGTCGACTCTTATCCGATGTATAAACCAACTTGTTAAACCTACTAGTGGAACTATACGTTGGGAAGGAAAAGAGATTACGGGTTACAAAGGAAGAGCTCTTACCCTTTACAGGCGCTCGATAGGAATGATATTTCAATCTTTTAATTTATTAGGTAGACTATCGGCTGTAACGAATGTTTTAGTGGGAAGACTCGGCTACATAAGCAGATGGAGAGCTCTGACTTATTTATTTCCATCAATCGATCTTAAAATAGCGGAAGATGCATTAGACCGAGTTGGTTTAGCAGGAGTGAAGCATCAACGGGCAGATCAATTAAGCGGTGGCCAAAGGCAGCGCGTCGCCATCGCCAGAGCATTGGTGCAGAGGCCTAAGCTTATCCTTGGGGATGAGCCTGTTGCAAGTCTTGACCCGCTAACTTCAAGAAGCATCATGGATCTGTTAAAATCAATTAATAAGGAGGAAAATATTACCATGATAATTAATCTGCATGATGTGGAATTGGCCAAGCAGTATGCCACACGAGTCATTGGGATTTCCCATGGGCGTATTGTCTTCGATGATATACCTGAACGTCTTGATGGGCCTTCCTTGGAGAAAATTTATACATGA
- a CDS encoding selenium metabolism-associated LysR family transcriptional regulator — protein MNLNHLKALVKVVQTGSYKEAAKHLNVSQPAITQRIQALEDYMKTKLLTKESEGVQLTSHGRTIYESSLQILMIWDRIEEEVWGTKVKGRLTLGASTIPSEYLLPPLLKTYRNVYPDVKLHLRISGTSEVIKWLRDRTVDVAITGIPMTTEGVMSFPIAEDNMCLIIPIDYDWPTTVEKLTMLTESDWIMREPESDTRRTLEAYLTSSGIEVAKLSISGQVESTEAVIAAVEAGLGISAVSSLAAAKAVKLGGVKVVDIPEFKLHRRFYCSYLYDQKNQSVISTFIQFLHNHSAIQ, from the coding sequence ATGAATCTTAACCACTTAAAAGCTTTAGTTAAAGTGGTTCAAACGGGAAGCTATAAAGAAGCGGCCAAGCATTTAAACGTCTCCCAGCCAGCCATTACACAGAGGATTCAAGCGCTTGAAGATTATATGAAGACGAAGCTCTTAACGAAAGAATCAGAGGGTGTCCAACTTACAAGCCACGGTCGAACGATCTATGAATCCTCTTTGCAGATCTTAATGATCTGGGACAGGATAGAGGAAGAGGTCTGGGGAACAAAAGTGAAGGGCAGACTTACTCTTGGCGCAAGTACCATTCCTTCGGAATACCTTCTTCCCCCATTACTTAAGACTTATAGAAATGTCTATCCGGATGTAAAGCTTCATCTTCGTATTTCAGGTACGAGCGAGGTGATTAAATGGTTAAGAGATCGTACCGTAGACGTAGCGATAACGGGTATACCGATGACAACGGAAGGTGTTATGTCGTTTCCCATTGCTGAGGATAATATGTGTTTGATTATCCCTATTGATTATGATTGGCCTACGACTGTTGAGAAGCTAACGATGCTTACCGAATCAGATTGGATCATGCGTGAACCTGAATCAGATACGCGTAGAACATTAGAAGCCTATTTAACCAGTTCGGGTATTGAAGTGGCGAAGCTGTCTATTTCTGGTCAAGTAGAAAGTACGGAAGCTGTTATTGCAGCTGTGGAAGCAGGTCTAGGGATTTCAGCTGTATCCTCGCTAGCAGCTGCAAAAGCAGTGAAACTAGGTGGAGTAAAAGTGGTTGATATACCAGAGTTTAAACTTCATAGAAGATTTTATTGTTCTTACTTGTATGACCAGAAAAATCAATCCGTTATTTCTACATTTATTCAGTTTCTTCATAATCATAGCGCCATTCAATGA
- a CDS encoding RDD family protein, which translates to MSEKRGGFWRRLAAGLVDGILIGLFCYGITVGMDQGTANATETVVNLLYATLLPLVWGGYTFGKRLLYIRIARTDFLPLSLGTMLLREVFGKMILSLITFGITVIISAFMILLREDRRAIHDLIAGTYVEKSH; encoded by the coding sequence ATGTCAGAAAAGCGCGGAGGATTTTGGCGTCGGCTTGCAGCTGGGCTCGTCGATGGAATCTTAATTGGATTATTCTGCTATGGCATCACAGTTGGAATGGACCAAGGTACAGCAAATGCAACAGAGACTGTTGTAAACTTACTTTATGCGACCTTGCTGCCTCTAGTTTGGGGTGGGTATACGTTTGGGAAGAGATTGCTTTATATACGCATTGCTAGAACGGATTTTCTTCCTTTGTCATTAGGAACTATGCTCCTTAGAGAAGTATTCGGCAAAATGATTTTAAGCTTAATAACCTTTGGTATTACCGTAATTATCAGTGCATTTATGATCCTTCTAAGAGAAGACCGACGTGCCATCCATGATCTAATTGCAGGAACATATGTAGAAAAAAGCCATTAA
- a CDS encoding NAD(P)/FAD-dependent oxidoreductase: MGKKLVILGGGYGGMRLIQGLLPKIRDDHEIILIDRLPYHTFKVEYYALAAGTESLAELTHPFPEDPRLTKIYGEATSIDFEGKRVEVREHDPIEYDELVIAVGCVDDYQNVLGAEENAFSIQTIKKSQIASQRLTTLDPYERVMVIGGGLSGVELAAELRQSRPDLNISIVNRGKGLLSPFPQKTQDYVTQWFREHDVNLINYIQLNELYPQYAIHQEGTLEYDAVVWTAGIKPAPITDCIVGERDHQARFIVGDDYSLPEQPDVYIIGDCASANFAPSAYLAEMMADRLRDILLAKWKGQAIHLPPLKLKAVFGSLGKKEGFAVIGDTPLHGRVPRILKSGVLWLYKRHLG, encoded by the coding sequence ATGGGAAAAAAACTAGTCATTTTAGGTGGCGGATATGGCGGTATGAGGCTAATTCAAGGCTTACTGCCCAAGATACGGGATGATCATGAGATCATATTAATTGACCGGCTTCCGTATCATACATTTAAAGTAGAGTATTATGCCCTTGCCGCAGGGACGGAATCCCTAGCGGAATTAACACATCCTTTTCCCGAAGACCCACGCCTAACCAAGATATATGGTGAGGCAACGAGTATTGATTTTGAGGGGAAAAGGGTTGAAGTACGGGAACACGATCCTATTGAATATGACGAGTTAGTCATTGCTGTAGGATGTGTGGATGATTATCAGAATGTCCTAGGTGCCGAAGAGAATGCATTTAGCATTCAAACCATTAAGAAGTCCCAAATTGCTTCTCAACGATTGACCACATTAGATCCCTATGAACGAGTGATGGTAATTGGCGGTGGCCTTAGTGGTGTGGAATTAGCAGCAGAACTTAGACAGTCGAGACCGGATCTTAATATTTCCATCGTGAATCGTGGAAAAGGACTCCTGAGTCCTTTTCCACAAAAGACTCAGGACTATGTAACCCAATGGTTCCGTGAGCATGACGTTAATTTAATTAATTATATTCAATTGAATGAACTCTACCCACAGTATGCCATTCATCAGGAAGGAACCCTCGAATATGATGCGGTTGTATGGACGGCTGGGATTAAACCTGCTCCCATAACGGATTGTATCGTTGGAGAGCGAGATCATCAGGCTCGGTTTATTGTTGGCGATGATTACTCTCTTCCAGAGCAACCAGATGTCTACATCATTGGGGACTGCGCCTCTGCTAATTTTGCACCTAGTGCTTACCTAGCAGAGATGATGGCTGACCGATTAAGAGATATTTTGCTTGCGAAGTGGAAGGGACAAGCCATCCACCTTCCTCCGCTGAAATTGAAAGCTGTCTTCGGCTCCCTAGGAAAAAAAGAAGGCTTCGCTGTTATCGGAGACACCCCGCTGCACGGACGTGTCCCACGTATTCTCAAGTCAGGTGTTTTATGGCTTTATAAGAGACACCTTGGCTAA
- a CDS encoding VanW family protein: MRIYNKLGVLLFCLLSLTTQALASSISIQDITGINEELGQTIELRYLDQQFSIPISQLTLPEVSIPIVNTSSVMKIADRLDAQIGVKEQSAYIDHNGRIVEHLTGVAIDRNKLIFTFQQLLYSPEETSAMLPITFIPPRVTTQQLKLAMERQISSFATYYNSRNFNRSQNIQLASSAIHHYVLLPGETFSFNKVVGKRTVEKGYKRAPVIVRGELSEGIGGGICQVSSTLFNAVDKAGLTILRRYSHSKQVGYVPAGRDATVSWYGPDFSFRNDYDHPVMIKCYARHGKNLVTIYSSKSLEAELRTVPEAPQKLPIESRS; this comes from the coding sequence TTGCGGATATATAATAAATTGGGCGTTTTATTGTTTTGTCTGCTTAGTTTAACAACGCAAGCTCTTGCCTCATCGATTAGTATTCAAGATATTACAGGGATTAATGAAGAGTTGGGGCAAACGATTGAACTGCGCTACCTTGACCAACAATTTTCTATTCCGATATCACAGTTGACCTTACCAGAAGTCTCTATTCCAATTGTAAACACTAGTTCTGTCATGAAAATTGCAGATCGTCTTGATGCTCAGATTGGTGTGAAGGAGCAAAGTGCCTATATTGATCACAATGGGAGGATAGTTGAACACTTAACAGGTGTTGCCATAGACCGTAATAAACTAATCTTCACATTTCAACAATTACTTTATTCGCCTGAGGAAACATCAGCCATGCTGCCTATTACGTTTATTCCACCGAGAGTAACAACGCAGCAATTAAAACTGGCAATGGAGAGGCAAATTTCAAGTTTTGCAACCTATTACAACAGCAGAAACTTTAATCGTTCGCAAAATATTCAACTCGCTTCATCTGCCATCCATCATTATGTCCTTCTTCCTGGTGAGACATTTTCTTTCAATAAGGTTGTAGGTAAACGTACCGTTGAAAAAGGATATAAACGCGCCCCCGTAATTGTGAGAGGGGAGTTGTCGGAGGGAATAGGGGGAGGCATCTGTCAAGTTTCCTCAACCCTCTTTAATGCAGTTGATAAGGCTGGCCTCACGATCTTACGGAGATATTCGCATAGCAAACAAGTCGGGTATGTACCTGCTGGAAGAGATGCAACGGTTAGCTGGTATGGTCCTGATTTTTCATTTCGTAATGATTATGACCATCCTGTCATGATAAAGTGTTATGCTAGGCACGGTAAGAATCTAGTCACGATCTATTCCAGTAAAAGTCTTGAAGCGGAATTGCGGACTGTTCCCGAGGCACCCCAAAAACTACCGATAGAATCACGCAGTTAA
- the pssA gene encoding CDP-diacylglycerol--serine O-phosphatidyltransferase has protein sequence MLSYIVRSIPNLFSLGNLLCGVFSITFSMNGYHRTASLLIFLAAFLDVFDGRIARKLKVNNQIGVELDSLADIVSFGVAPALLFHTLASPSWVNPIAFVLYPTMGALRLARFNANPTVGYYMGIPITLAGLIMSLMGVFLYTNPYIAILLAILMVSPIRVKKL, from the coding sequence ATGCTGTCCTATATTGTAAGGTCTATACCCAATTTATTCTCTTTGGGTAACCTCTTATGCGGTGTGTTTTCGATCACCTTTTCCATGAATGGATATCATCGGACAGCAAGCTTGCTTATTTTTTTAGCTGCCTTTCTTGATGTTTTTGATGGAAGAATTGCCCGTAAACTAAAAGTGAATAATCAAATTGGAGTTGAACTTGATTCATTAGCTGACATTGTAAGTTTTGGAGTAGCACCCGCTTTACTCTTCCATACCCTAGCTAGTCCGAGCTGGGTTAATCCTATTGCGTTTGTTCTTTACCCTACAATGGGGGCTTTACGTTTGGCCCGTTTCAATGCGAATCCTACAGTAGGCTACTACATGGGAATACCCATTACGTTAGCGGGTCTAATCATGAGCTTAATGGGGGTATTCTTGTATACTAACCCCTATATAGCCATTCTTTTGGCTATCCTTATGGTCAGTCCTATACGGGTGAAGAAATTGTAA
- a CDS encoding group-specific protein, producing the protein MGICMKDHPSEDVLEKIEAVKEQLEASVLEGLLFGLENQKWDQAQLNELFHALKKLEKRITNEERTATLDQIVSFLD; encoded by the coding sequence ATGGGGATTTGTATGAAGGATCACCCTTCTGAGGATGTTCTAGAAAAAATAGAGGCTGTTAAGGAACAATTAGAAGCCTCTGTTCTGGAAGGACTGCTTTTTGGATTAGAAAATCAGAAATGGGACCAGGCTCAGCTAAATGAACTATTCCATGCACTAAAGAAGCTAGAAAAACGAATCACTAATGAGGAAAGAACGGCTACTTTAGATCAAATTGTTTCCTTTTTGGATTAA
- a CDS encoding undecaprenyl-diphosphate phosphatase — MEEFWKSLILGIIQGFTEFLPISSTGHLVLGRKYLGMAEAGLLLDTLLHFGTLVAVMAVFWDDIVHLIRKPFSRLGFLLLVGTIPTAIIGLTFEDYFEEISKTGSTIGVEFLATGIILWWADRIKNKGYKPFEKITYKDALFIGTLQGAAILPAISRSGLTIAGSLFRGIEKEAAARFSFLLSLPAIFGACILQGKKLVEHQSETISLLPLLVGTFAAAISGYIAVRWMLKILGKGSLKIFAVYVWVLGAIVVILQFTGNW, encoded by the coding sequence ATGGAAGAGTTTTGGAAGTCATTAATATTAGGAATCATTCAAGGTTTTACAGAGTTTCTTCCGATAAGTAGTACAGGCCACTTAGTGTTAGGGAGAAAATATTTGGGCATGGCGGAAGCCGGGCTGCTTTTGGATACACTGCTCCATTTTGGTACACTTGTTGCCGTTATGGCAGTCTTTTGGGATGATATCGTGCACTTGATTAGGAAACCGTTTAGTCGCTTAGGGTTTTTACTTCTCGTTGGTACCATACCAACAGCAATCATTGGTTTAACTTTTGAAGATTACTTCGAGGAAATATCTAAGACAGGCTCTACGATTGGTGTAGAATTTCTGGCTACTGGGATCATCCTATGGTGGGCTGATCGAATAAAGAATAAAGGGTACAAGCCGTTTGAAAAGATTACTTATAAAGATGCACTTTTTATTGGGACGTTACAAGGGGCTGCCATCCTTCCAGCGATATCGAGATCGGGATTAACGATTGCCGGCTCCTTGTTCCGTGGGATTGAAAAAGAAGCGGCTGCTCGGTTTTCTTTTTTGCTATCCTTACCAGCGATCTTCGGAGCATGTATATTACAAGGGAAAAAGTTAGTAGAGCATCAATCAGAAACCATTAGCCTGCTGCCGCTTTTGGTTGGAACCTTCGCTGCAGCCATTTCCGGCTATATTGCTGTAAGATGGATGTTAAAGATCTTAGGTAAAGGTTCACTTAAAATTTTCGCTGTATATGTTTGGGTTTTAGGAGCTATTGTTGTCATTTTGCAGTTCACAGGGAATTGGTGA
- a CDS encoding competence protein ComK, giving the protein MAAEPILVKDRGEATRLILFDEEKILPYTTHRFVNQLFQLFFLDLVSIQQYVQERISKKQLLPIPISPQQVIFPLRKQSHDELRTRGFLWVMHRQIDQVSSFRAKMNHSEIVLLNGQRILVPYTARFVQQQIRDSYYIEFCFQHTPLQFPQSLRPSLSGQAIAAAPTELQVELLRIAESIRKYASR; this is encoded by the coding sequence ATGGCTGCTGAACCCATACTAGTCAAAGATAGAGGAGAGGCAACTAGACTGATACTATTTGATGAGGAGAAAATCCTTCCATACACGACCCATCGCTTCGTTAACCAATTGTTTCAATTGTTTTTCCTGGATTTAGTGTCTATTCAGCAATACGTTCAAGAAAGAATTAGCAAGAAGCAGTTGTTGCCAATACCGATATCCCCTCAGCAAGTCATCTTCCCATTGAGAAAACAGAGCCATGATGAACTTCGAACAAGGGGATTTTTGTGGGTGATGCATCGCCAAATCGACCAAGTCTCTTCTTTTAGAGCAAAAATGAATCATAGCGAAATTGTTCTCCTTAACGGTCAGAGAATTTTGGTTCCTTATACAGCCCGCTTTGTTCAACAACAAATACGTGATTCCTATTACATTGAATTCTGCTTTCAACATACCCCACTTCAGTTCCCTCAATCTCTTCGCCCCTCTTTATCCGGACAAGCTATAGCAGCTGCCCCAACTGAGCTTCAAGTCGAACTTCTCCGGATAGCTGAATCAATTCGGAAATATGCTTCCCGCTGA
- a CDS encoding ribonuclease J, with product MKSKRSPLRVFALGGLGEIGKNMYVVEYMDDIVVIDSGLKFPEEEMLGIDLVIPDVSYLTDNRDRVRGIVLTHGHEDHIGALPFVLKELDVPLYGTKLTLGLAKVKLQEHGLINRVKINEISDASVLQLGQLSVSFFRVNHSIPDAVGIAIDTPEGIIVHTGDFKFDYTPVGDKADLSKMAALGEKGVLCLLSDSTNSERPGHTLSERTVGETIKEVFHKSDGRIIFATFASNVYRLQQVIEAADLYGRKIAVIGRSMENVFRIGAELGYLNIPKGMLIDVNEIDRFSADKVVIVCTGSQGEPMAALTRIATGSHRMVKIYPGDTVIIAAQPIPGNARFVGRTIDLLMRAGAEVVFGSVSGFHVSGHGSQEELKLMLNLIRPKYFIPIHGEYRMLMMHKKLAEETGIPSSNIFILDNGDPVEFLDGIASKAAKLPSGMVLIDGKGVGDIGNIVLRDRRKLSEDGLIVVVVTINKEQWKIVSGPDLVTRGFVYVRESEEMLNEATRLVQQSLQRLTERNVKEWSQLKSKVIDVLEPFFYEKTQRKPMILPVIMEV from the coding sequence ATGAAGAGCAAACGTAGTCCGTTACGTGTTTTCGCCCTAGGAGGTCTGGGTGAAATCGGGAAAAATATGTACGTAGTTGAATATATGGATGACATTGTTGTCATTGACTCAGGACTTAAATTTCCTGAAGAAGAGATGTTAGGAATTGACCTTGTAATCCCAGATGTCTCCTATCTAACAGATAACAGGGACAGAGTTCGCGGAATTGTGTTAACCCACGGACATGAAGATCATATCGGTGCTTTGCCCTTTGTTCTAAAAGAGTTAGATGTCCCTCTATATGGGACAAAGTTAACATTGGGCCTAGCAAAAGTTAAATTGCAGGAGCATGGTCTCATTAATCGCGTGAAAATTAATGAGATTAGCGACGCCAGTGTCCTTCAACTTGGACAGTTAAGTGTATCTTTCTTCCGTGTCAATCACAGTATTCCTGATGCTGTAGGAATTGCTATCGATACACCAGAGGGCATCATTGTTCATACAGGGGATTTTAAGTTTGACTATACACCTGTAGGAGATAAGGCCGACCTATCCAAGATGGCTGCATTAGGTGAAAAGGGAGTATTATGTCTCTTATCCGATAGTACGAATAGTGAACGTCCCGGACATACCCTCTCTGAGAGAACGGTTGGAGAGACGATTAAGGAAGTTTTTCATAAATCAGATGGCCGAATCATATTTGCTACTTTTGCTTCTAACGTTTATCGTCTTCAGCAGGTGATTGAAGCGGCCGATCTTTATGGCCGTAAAATTGCTGTAATCGGAAGAAGTATGGAGAATGTGTTTAGAATTGGAGCCGAACTAGGTTACCTCAACATTCCCAAGGGGATGTTGATTGATGTTAATGAAATTGACCGATTCTCAGCCGATAAAGTAGTTATCGTTTGTACGGGAAGTCAAGGGGAACCGATGGCCGCTCTAACTAGGATCGCCACGGGTTCGCATCGTATGGTAAAGATCTATCCTGGAGATACAGTCATCATAGCTGCTCAACCTATCCCAGGTAACGCACGCTTCGTTGGCCGGACAATTGACCTTCTAATGAGAGCCGGGGCGGAAGTAGTGTTTGGTTCTGTATCAGGGTTCCATGTTTCCGGTCACGGAAGTCAAGAAGAGCTCAAGCTCATGCTTAACCTCATCCGCCCAAAATACTTTATTCCTATTCATGGGGAGTATCGTATGCTTATGATGCATAAGAAATTAGCTGAAGAGACAGGGATACCAAGTAGTAATATCTTTATCTTGGACAATGGTGATCCAGTTGAGTTTTTAGATGGGATTGCCTCTAAGGCAGCTAAACTTCCTTCAGGTATGGTACTAATTGACGGTAAGGGTGTAGGTGATATTGGCAACATTGTGCTGCGCGATCGAAGGAAGCTTTCTGAGGATGGATTGATTGTTGTTGTAGTAACAATCAATAAGGAACAGTGGAAGATTGTAAGTGGTCCCGACCTAGTCACAAGAGGTTTTGTTTATGTTCGTGAGTCAGAGGAGATGTTAAACGAAGCCACTCGATTAGTTCAGCAGTCTTTACAGAGGCTGACAGAGAGGAATGTTAAGGAGTGGTCTCAATTAAAGTCTAAGGTAATTGATGTATTAGAGCCATTCTTCTATGAGAAGACGCAGCGTAAACCGATGATTCTTCCTGTCATTATGGAAGTGTAA
- a CDS encoding response regulator, producing the protein MAKALIVDDALFMRTMLKKILEENGHSVVGEAATGEEAVQKYKLLTPDFVTMDITMPDMNGIQAVKEIISFAPQAKIIMCSAMGQQGMVLDAIKSGAKDFIVKPFQADRVSEAVERVLGQ; encoded by the coding sequence ATGGCAAAAGCACTTATCGTTGATGATGCCTTGTTCATGCGCACGATGTTAAAGAAAATATTAGAAGAGAATGGACACTCCGTTGTAGGTGAGGCTGCTACTGGAGAAGAAGCTGTCCAAAAATATAAGCTATTGACCCCTGACTTTGTGACGATGGACATCACAATGCCGGATATGAACGGAATTCAAGCTGTAAAGGAAATTATCTCATTTGCCCCTCAAGCCAAAATCATCATGTGTTCCGCCATGGGACAGCAAGGCATGGTTCTTGACGCTATCAAATCAGGCGCCAAGGATTTTATTGTTAAACCATTTCAAGCAGACCGAGTTTCTGAGGCTGTTGAGCGTGTACTTGGGCAATAA